Proteins encoded together in one Impatiens glandulifera chromosome 1, dImpGla2.1, whole genome shotgun sequence window:
- the LOC124921190 gene encoding uncharacterized protein LOC124921190 isoform X1 gives MVGDFMVYVDHIISSACYDSTNERESLLGNSNAGGEAIVQQNNHISPVVKYSTGDEGCSKKVVREECRICQEEDEEQDMEVPCSCNGTLKFAHRKCIQRWCNKKGDITCEICNQVYTPNYILPPKKRSNHDDVMTIDIRQAWGSQIDLRDARFLALTAAEHQFLQSEYDDYAGLNGGGIAWYRSAALLLMLILLLHQALMITKDFGMLQESSSFFHFQVSFLQFAGFLLPCYVMFRTCYIIQSRRRRQG, from the exons atggtgGGCGATTTCATGGTGTATGTTGATCACATAATATCATCGGCGTGTTACGATTCCACCAACGAAAGAGAGAGTCTTTTAGGAAACTCAAACGCCGGCGGTGAAGCAATCGTTCAACAGAACAATCATATCTCCCCTGTTGTAAAATACAGTACTGGAGATGAGGGTTGTTCAAAAAAGGTAGTGAGAGAAGAATGTAGGATTTGtcaggaagaagatgaagaacaggaTATGGAAGTTCCTTGTTCCTGTAATGGGACTCTCAAg TTTGCTCATAGGAAGTGTATTCAAAGATGGTGCAACAAGAAAGGAGATATCACCTGTGAAATCTGCAATCAG GTCTATACTCCAAACTACATACTTCCTCCCAAAAAAAGGAGCAATCATGATGATGTTATGACAATTGATATCAG GCAAGCATGGGGATCACAGATTGATCTTAGGGATGCTCGTTTCCTGGCTCTAACTGCTGCCGAGCATCAGTTTCTTCAATCTGAATACGATGATTATGCTGGTTTAAACGGGGGTGGCATTGCCTGGTATCGATCTGCTGCACTCCTT TTAATGCTGATTCTGCTTCTTCACCAAGCTTTGATGATTACTAAAGATTTCGGGATGTTACAGGAATCATCGAGTTTCTTTCAT TTTCAGgtttcatttcttcaatttgCTGGATTTCTTCTTCCTTGTTATGTAATGTTTCGAACATGCTACATTATTCAAAGCCGAAGAAGGCGACAG GGTTGA
- the LOC124921190 gene encoding uncharacterized protein LOC124921190 isoform X2, which yields MVGDFMVYVDHIISSACYDSTNERESLLGNSNAGGEAIVQQNNHISPVVKYSTGDEGCSKKVVREECRICQEEDEEQDMEVPCSCNGTLKFAHRKCIQRWCNKKGDITCEICNQVYTPNYILPPKKRSNHDDVMTIDIRQAWGSQIDLRDARFLALTAAEHQFLQSEYDDYAGLNGGGIAWYRSAALLLMLILLLHQALMITKDFGMLQESSSFFHVSFLQFAGFLLPCYVMFRTCYIIQSRRRRQG from the exons atggtgGGCGATTTCATGGTGTATGTTGATCACATAATATCATCGGCGTGTTACGATTCCACCAACGAAAGAGAGAGTCTTTTAGGAAACTCAAACGCCGGCGGTGAAGCAATCGTTCAACAGAACAATCATATCTCCCCTGTTGTAAAATACAGTACTGGAGATGAGGGTTGTTCAAAAAAGGTAGTGAGAGAAGAATGTAGGATTTGtcaggaagaagatgaagaacaggaTATGGAAGTTCCTTGTTCCTGTAATGGGACTCTCAAg TTTGCTCATAGGAAGTGTATTCAAAGATGGTGCAACAAGAAAGGAGATATCACCTGTGAAATCTGCAATCAG GTCTATACTCCAAACTACATACTTCCTCCCAAAAAAAGGAGCAATCATGATGATGTTATGACAATTGATATCAG GCAAGCATGGGGATCACAGATTGATCTTAGGGATGCTCGTTTCCTGGCTCTAACTGCTGCCGAGCATCAGTTTCTTCAATCTGAATACGATGATTATGCTGGTTTAAACGGGGGTGGCATTGCCTGGTATCGATCTGCTGCACTCCTT TTAATGCTGATTCTGCTTCTTCACCAAGCTTTGATGATTACTAAAGATTTCGGGATGTTACAGGAATCATCGAGTTTCTTTCAT gtttcatttcttcaatttgCTGGATTTCTTCTTCCTTGTTATGTAATGTTTCGAACATGCTACATTATTCAAAGCCGAAGAAGGCGACAG GGTTGA